From a single Bacillus sp. BGMRC 2118 genomic region:
- a CDS encoding TVP38/TMEM64 family protein, with the protein MDIESSQHLWSNLQSWFTLENIQNLMDEYRDLGIIPGIVLPMLEAVFPFLPLVVFVVANAAAFGLWLGFLVSWIGACLGAILVFLVVRRLGEKRFFKWIRKRKQVMKLTGWLERHGFGPLFLLLCFPFSPSAIINVVAGLSRVSLWQFILAVLSGKMVMIFMISFVGYDIRSLVTQPIRTGIVALFIFILWYVGKRIELYLSTKEKNSKLGEVGKQHE; encoded by the coding sequence ATGGATATTGAATCATCACAACATTTATGGTCTAATTTGCAGTCATGGTTTACGCTTGAAAATATCCAAAATCTAATGGATGAATACCGTGATTTAGGTATTATTCCGGGGATTGTCCTGCCAATGCTGGAAGCCGTGTTTCCATTTTTACCATTAGTGGTGTTTGTTGTTGCAAATGCTGCTGCGTTTGGCCTGTGGCTAGGCTTTCTTGTTTCATGGATTGGTGCCTGTTTAGGAGCTATCCTCGTTTTCTTAGTTGTTAGAAGGTTAGGAGAGAAACGATTTTTTAAATGGATCAGGAAAAGAAAACAAGTGATGAAATTAACAGGTTGGCTAGAACGTCATGGCTTTGGTCCATTGTTCCTGCTATTATGTTTTCCGTTCTCTCCTTCAGCAATTATCAACGTAGTGGCCGGCTTATCACGAGTTAGCTTATGGCAGTTTATACTTGCTGTTCTATCAGGTAAAATGGTCATGATTTTTATGATCAGCTTCGTAGGATATGATATTCGTTCACTAGTGACACAGCCAATAAGGACAGGCATTGTGGCCCTGTTTATTTTCATTTTATGGTATGTTGGGAAGAGGATTGAACTATATTTAAGTACAAAAGAG